TGGAGGGGGCTTTGGTGTTGAGGTTTGTTCTAATGGTCGTTCCTGCTTTGGGTTGGCAGTTATGTTGGCTTCTGGATTATCCCGTACCGTTTTCGCTGTCGAGAATGGATCTGGTTTGTCCGTAGACAGCTGCGCCTCATCCTGAGACTGAGACTGAGATGTCCCCTGTCGGTGGCCCTGCGTACTCATATACCCATCGCCATAATCCTGATCAAACGCCAGCCCAGACTCGTCCTTCTTCAACGCAATCCGACACGCAATCTGCGTCGTCCAGACGAATCCCAACGCTGGCGTCTTTGGCGCCTGTCTCTGCGACAACGACGATGACGGCGAGTCACCCCATCCTGTGAAGAAACGTTGCTGGTGTATTAAGCTCAGTGTCTCATTACGGACGGGATTGCCGACTAGATACGAGCCGTCGAATTGCGGGTCTTCTTCTAAAGgaaagggagaggagggtaAGGCgggtgatgaggagggtgGGTGTTGATTTTGTATTTGTACTTGTAGGAGGTCAATGTTGCTTTCTGCTCCCGAACCTGGTACTAGGCGGTTTTTGGGCATTGGTGAGTCTGGTGTTGGTTGAGGTGCCGCGGTAGCAGGTATTCGCGATGCGATGTACGGATTCGCATTATCTATTGGATCGAATCGATCCGAGACCTGATTAGCAACCACGATAGCTATATCCTCCTTTGCTGCCAAGTTGCGCAGCATATGTCCTAGCTTCGCTAGTTCCCCGGACCGCGTCGAGAGCGAATTCACATCATGCGACGAATGCTCCGCGCGGAAATTCGCGGTTATGGAATCGATAACGACCAATCCGACATTATACCGTGCTATCGCGACAGGAAGCTGGTAATTGAGGATATGGTCCTGACTTTCCAGGTCCATCGCGTTGATGGCCAGGACATTTTGTAAGGATGGTCGTTGGTTCGGTGGCAGGGTCGAGAGGTATGGATTGGAATTGAGGTATTGCGAGAGACGCGGCGTGGCCAGAGGCGCTTCGGTGGATATGTAGATAGCTCTTTTGTTCAGGCCTTTGGGACTGGAGAGTTGGACGGCGAGGAGGAGGCTTAGGAGGAATTGCGTCTTGCCGCTCCCACTGCATTGTTATCAGCATCCATCCACACCATGAAATAGACATGTACCAGATATTCAGAGACGAACCTCTCACCCGTAACCTCCGTAACATAACCCGCCGGAATCCCACCCTCCAACAACCCATCCATCGCAGGATCCAACGTGCTAACCATTCCCCATTGCGACAAATCCAACCTATTCAACACCCCCGGAACAATCGCCGCATCATTATTCAAACTCAAAGACTGCGTACTCTCTGGCTCCTCCGGCGCTATGTCCCTTTCAAACCCGACATCGTGGTGCAGGGCGTCGACAATTTGCGCGGACAGGCGGCGGACGTCGGCGGGGGGCACATGGGCGCGTTTTGCGATCTCGAGGGTGTCGAGGGTGATGAGGTCGACGGTGTTGATGTTGTTTCGTTCGAGAGGGGGGAGGATGTGCGTGTAGGGTTTTGTGGGGAAGGAGGGGAGGATTGATAAAAGATCCATGTGCTGTGGGAGGTGGGAGGTGGGAGGTGAGATGGAGAGGGAAAAATGGTGCGGAGCGGAGCGGAGAGTTGGGTTACGGAGTATGAAATACACATGTGGATTTATCAGCATACATTGGATGTTATCAGATATATCTGGGTAGATTTGCGTCTATATATTACTGGAGTTGTCGCAGATAGGTGTTCGACTTAGACCCCTAAAACTGGGATAGATCTCTATATTGATCAGGATCGCTTATCACGCGATCTATAAACCAACAGCTAGCATGACTCCGGAAGTTCGTTGCATTGGTGATTAGGTCCCCACGGCCAATATCGGTAAATCATGAGGTGCCATTTGATAGTCACATACACAGGACTGAGTGATAATGCTCATTTTAACGAGTTCCGTCTGCCCCGTTCAACTCATCCCCTACTGAAAATGATACGTGACTGGCTAGTATTTTGTTAGCGATTTAAAACAACACCAAATAGGGCATATGTACCTCTTCAATTCATATACGGCCACCGCCATGTTCAGTATGCCACTGATGGATCCTGTCAGTCAAGAAATAAGGTGTGACTACACGCTCGTCAGTCGGCTCCAATTTCTTCTGTCCGGCAAACCAGAGTGTCACCTTCCCGTCAATAACTTGAAGATCGCCACAGCGGTGTGCCTGAAGAACGGCATTGAGGTTCGTTAAAGCTTGGGGGTCAGCACCGTGCAGTAACGTATACTTCAGAGCCTGAATCATCCACAGAACGTCTGGGTGAAAGTTTTGGGACTCATCTGGGTCGAATCTACCAACGTGTTAGTGGTATAAGGTTGGAAGACACCCTTATGGACGGCAGGAAGAAGTGGTTTTAAGGATTTGGTCTATTTCTTTTTGGCACAGCTCGGGTTGATTCCCTGTCTGAAAAAGTTTTCCAATTCCTCAATGGTCTTCTGGCGGCCCTCTGCGTAATCACGCTCGTAAAAGGCGCCCTTAATCTTCTTTTGGATATATTTCCAGCATTTCGTTTGGTCGAATGTCATCAACTGAGAGTTTTCGCGGCCTCTTGATCGAATAGGAAGGACATGGTGGGTCATCGATGATGTAACGGAGTATAGAATTAGAGCAGAACGATAGAGAAAGGATAATGAATTGGTTTAATATGATGACTACCTAATTAGAACATGTCACAATGATTCATTCATCAGAGCTCGGAGGCGCAGCGCCAACTGGAACAGACACTCCACATTGAGTAATGGCGTCTGTGTATGTTAGCCCTGCAACATTTTTGATGAGTTTCTGAATTCTGACTTACTGAAGTTACAATCTCCAACTCTTACCAACGACACAAAACAGTCCCGGTTTCCATTATATCCCCAACGCCTTATATATCAGTAAGAACGTACAGACACGAGGCCAATGTTAAGGAGAATTGACTCACTTGTCGCCTTGGATTTCCTCACCTCTGTTCCAGAGGCAGTCAATATCTTGGGAGCTGCCCGAAGGAAACGTGCTCTTGATATCGCAATTTCCTGGGCAAGAACGGCAATTTGCAATGTCAGAGCCGACGATTCTGCACCTTGCAGCGGCAGCAATGCCTATGTAGGCAAGAAAGGCATACAAGAGCATGCTGTTCTCTCGTCGGCTGTTGCGGAAGATGGCTGTTGAAGGTGGACGACTCTGGGACTACCGGTCCTATTTATCACCGTTGACTATGTATGCTTCCATCATAGTGACTCTTTCTAAGTTTACGGTCCAGATGACTACCAGATTCCCGGAGTACAATCCCGAGGGAACTTTCCACTCACTTCTCCCGGAAAGTACAACGACTGAGGAAAGTCCTACTACATTGCTATGTGGTATACAATAACTAATGAAAGCATGGATGCGGGCAGATCCGGCCCTGACCAAGTGCCACGGTCAGGTCAGAGTCCATTTGCCTATGGTCACTCAATAATGCCCAACCCGATAGCTACGGGATTTCGAGGAAAACAAAGACAATATGTGAGACTCAATTCAACTCGGATAGAATAATTGTGTCTCCTCGCTCTTGATAGGTGTGTAAACTATTCATCGTTATCATTGCCGCCTTCAGCAACAAAGCGGTTCCACTCGTGGTCGACGGCAGGAGGTGGAATCGACAATCTGCACTCAGGAATATCGTCTGTATAGCATTATTATTGCCCAATTGATTGTATCTATACTTCCAGCTTACCGCGCCTGTAATCGCCAATCCTCCGTAGGCTAATGAAGCATTCACGTCTCTTGTTATACCCCCAGCGCCTTAAAACATCACAATCAGTAAGAAGACACATCTTGTTGAGACGGTTAACTTACCTTTCTCCGCGAATTTCTTCGCCTCTTGGGAATACACAGTCGATGTTCCTGGATCTCCCCGGTCTAATTGTGTTCGTCGCGATCTCTAACAGGGCACGAGCAGCAATTTGCCCTGCCATGCTCGGGGCCAACGATGCGGCATCTTgtggcagcagcaattcCTATGAAGGCAAAGAAGACATACAAGTTGATCTGCATGGTTCGATTGTCGTTGTCTGTCTTTGCTGTTGTCTAGTTTCGAATGCACGAGGGTTTTCGAGCAAGTCGTTGGGAAAGGTTCAACTGAACAGCCGATGCTATTTATATCCATTGACCTGACCACGGAGTCGTATAATGGACAAGTTTCATCATGGTGGCTTTTGTATGTTGTTCAAAGTTATACCGAGTATTTCCCATGGTCTGCTGGTGGGCTACGCCTTCTTCGGCACCTGGGCATCAGCATCGATTGTTCCGTGCTGACCATTAATGACGAGTCGATCAGAGGTACTTGACATAGGGTATGCTCGGAAGTCAGCTCTGCTCGATGGGCAAAAGGCCTCCGGGGCTGAAAAGGCGGAGCAGCAGATTAAGTAGCACTCCATCCATGACGTACAGTCTATATAACGAATTGTTAATTCCAGAAGATTCACAAAATGTCCGGAATATAGTTCGGAGAAACACTATTCCTATACTTCCAAAACTGCCACCATTTCGGCTGCTTTCGCTTCAGCTCCGCAACCCCGGCTTCGACCAGAGACATGATTTCCTTATCCTCCGGCTTCCGTGCTTGTTTGAGCATCCCTTCAATAGAGAACACAAATATCGCCCTTTCAAAAAACAGTTGAAGCTGATCGCCTCATCAAAAACAAGGAGACCTACCACAGCTCCCTTATCAATCATCGTACCCATGATATCCAGAGGCCGCGAGAACTCTGGCAAATAGTTTTTTACTAGGACGAAATACGCAGCCAGATGTTCCGGTACCCAAATTGATAGGATCAAAGGCCGCTGAGAGAACCTCATGCCTTCTATCCAATGTTGAGAATACCCAAAGGCTAATGAAAAGGTGACGTTGCAGCGATCGACCCCAAGTTTCGATAGTCCAGATGAATCTGGCCTTTCTCGATAGCATGATAGTGGATGAATGGTGCTTATTATGGTTAAGTATCCTCCACTGAACCAGAATACACAGCATGGGATCACTGTGAAATATCAAAGGCTTCATGACAGGATCCAAACTGAGGGATTGTATGATTGCAAACATGCTGCTTATGGTGCTGCTCATTACTGTTTGGTCTCATGTTGCTTCTCCTTCATGCCGA
This Aspergillus chevalieri M1 DNA, chromosome 3, nearly complete sequence DNA region includes the following protein-coding sequences:
- a CDS encoding putative DNA repair protein (Rad57) (COG:L;~EggNog:ENOG410PIMG;~InterPro:IPR027417,IPR003593,IPR020588,IPR013632;~PFAM:PF13481,PF08423,PF06745;~go_function: GO:0003677 - DNA binding [Evidence IEA];~go_function: GO:0005524 - ATP binding [Evidence IEA];~go_function: GO:0008094 - DNA-dependent ATPase activity [Evidence IEA];~go_process: GO:0006281 - DNA repair [Evidence IEA]); translated protein: MDLLSILPSFPTKPYTHILPPLERNNINTVDLITLDTLEIAKRAHVPPADVRRLSAQIVDALHHDVGFERDIAPEEPESTQSLSLNNDAAIVPGVLNRLDLSQWGMVSTLDPAMDGLLEGGIPAGYVTEVTGESGSGKTQFLLSLLLAVQLSSPKGLNKRAIYISTEAPLATPRLSQYLNSNPYLSTLPPNQRPSLQNVLAINAMDLESQDHILNYQLPVAIARYNVGLVVIDSITANFRAEHSSHDVNSLSTRSGELAKLGHMLRNLAAKEDIAIVVANQVSDRFDPIDNANPYIASRIPATAAPQPTPDSPMPKNRLVPGSGAESNIDLLQVQIQNQHPPSSSPALPSSPFPLEEDPQFDGSYLVGNPVRNETLSLIHQQRFFTGWGDSPSSSLSQRQAPKTPALGFVWTTQIACRIALKKDESGLAFDQDYGDGYMSTQGHRQGTSQSQSQDEAQLSTDKPDPFSTAKTVRDNPEANITANPKQERPLEQTSTPKPPPSIPSAPAPKPMERTIKRTMKLVFAPWTAGSTIGEDTTATVQDEVEFEIWMGGLRSVGSQPES